The sequence CCTGTCACTTCCACCGGCAGGCGCAGGTCCAGGGAGACAACTATTTTATGGTGCGGATAGTTAGAGTTGGACTGGACCGGGTCGACTGGACAGCCCTTTGCCATGATTGCCACGTCGACTATTAAAAAAGGCCATCGCCTTTCTTTAATAGTAAAAATGATGGAGGAGGTTGGATTTGAAGAGCGCGATAATAAGAAAACGCCCCTTGGCACATCTTTCTCTGACAGCCTTTATGACGGCAATTCTTCTCATCATCCTTTTTTCAGCCGCTTCAGCGGCTGAAAAAAGGGAGATCGACGTCAGCGTGAACGTCGCCCTGGAGCAGTTCCACAAGAAGGTCAAGGGGGCGGATCAGTTCCTGGCCGGTTCCAGGGGGTACCTCGTCTTTCCCAGGGTGGTGAAAGCCGGCCTCGGGATCGGGGGAGAGTACGGTGAGGGAGCCCTTCGCATCGGGGACAAAACAGCTGCCTATTACAGCACCGCGGCCGCCTCCATCGGCCTGCAGCTGGGTGTCCAGAAGAAGAGCATCATCATCGTGTTCCTTACTGCCGGGGCCCTGGATAAGTTCCGCAACAGCGAGGGGTGGGAGGTCGGCGTGGACGGCTCGGTGGCCCTCCTCGAGGTAGGGGCCGGCGCCTCCATCGACACCACCAACGTAAGGGACCCCATCGTGGCGTTCGTTTTCGGCCAGAAGGGGCTGATGTACAATTTGACCCTGGAGGGGTCGAAATTTACAAAGCTGGATAAATAAATTCCAGATTCCACATTCCAGATTCCAAAGAGTCAAAAGCCATAACGCAGATGGCCGCCCTTCCCCTCGACAGGCTCCGTTCGACTAGCCCGGACTATCCGTTTCAGACTCCTGGCTTAAGTTTTTCGAAAGGTAATTCAGCGAAAAACGGGGAAACATATGGCATATCTGGTAGATAGCCATCACATTTCACCTGCTAAATGCCAATTATTCCAGGAAACATCCAAAATAAGGGGCATTTCGAAAAACTCATCGCAACGTGTCGGTAACGTCCTACACGTTGCCAGCTCACGACAGGCGGGACTTTTCCTGGCTCCTTAATGTCCTGGGGAAAGGGAAAACCACGCTTTTCCCTTTCCTTACAATGACTGCTGATAGATCACCAAAGTCTGTGCGTAACTTTGGGGCCAACGGGACCCCGTTTAGTGTTGGGAGCTATTTTTGGCATCCCGTTGACAGGGGGGTACAGGCCTACTTCATCCTATCTGCGTTAAGCAGCTCTTGCTGCTTTTACAGGACAGGGGATTGCTTCGCGCAGCATCAGCTCGCAATGACTGCGGGGCTGGATTCCGGCTCATCACGCCTTTGCCCGGCGTGATGTCCGGAATGACGGTGGGATGGGTGCCTTCCCCCAGTCCTTCGCTCTTCTCCGTGTCACTTCCGTCTACGTCCTTCGGACTTCGCCGTGACAAGCCGATTTTCTCCGTTTCAGTCTTTTCAGTCCTCAACCGCAGCCAGGGCACCGCCGCCCGGAAAGTGATGGCTGCCAGGATAATGACACCCCCCATCACCGCCATGGGGCCCGGCACCTCTCCGATGGCGAGGAACGTCCAGACCGGGTTCATGAAAGGAAGGCACACCAGGGCGGTCAGTACGTTGCCCAGGAATATTGATCATGGTGGCCGCGAAGGCCGCTGCCCCCGAAAGCTGACACCTGGACCAGGTGAACCTCATGCTTGGAAAAGCTGCGTAGACAACCACGGCGGCCAGGGCGCTGCGAATTCCCGCGATAGCCATGGCATTCAAGGGGACCCACTTGATGAGGGCTCCGCCGAGGCTCCAGCAGAAGGCAGCGCCCACAAGAAGGGCGATGGCCAGTGAGCGGCTCACAAGGTAATTCCCTTATGTGGAAAGTAAAAATCAGGTGCACAGGTGCACTTTGGCGCTATCAATTGCCAGGATCAACTACCCGCTGAAAGCAAAAAAAGGCAAGTTCCGGGGTCCTGCGACCTCATGCCATTCCGTGACGATCGTTTGATCCAGAAATGCCATTCCGACCTTCCCCTTAATTACAAAATCACACTTGACTCTATCATCAAATTCGTATATACAAAAACTGTAAAAATACTAAGTTGTCTAGTTTTGTATTTTTTTAATTTTCCCGCTTTCTGGCTATTCAAAACCATAAGCGGCAGGAATACAGCAGAAAAACCGCATGAAATAGCGGCAGGAGGTTGACTGGCATGAAAATCAGTATACCGCTCACGATCATCCTTGCCCTGGTCGCCGTTATGGCTGTTCAAAGCCCGGCCACGGCTTCAGAAGACCACACCGAGTATCTCGAAGGTCCCTTCAGGACCGGGGAGGAGGTCACCGCCGCTTGTCTCGACTGCCACGAGGAGCAGGCCGAACATTTCCTCGAAACGTCTCACTACAAGTGGAAGGGCCTGCCCCGTACGATCGATGGTTTGGAAAAGAGCAAAAAGGAGTACGGCAAGGCCAACCTGATCAACAATTTCTGCGTGGACATCGAGGCCAGCCGCGCATTCTGCACCAAGTGCCACGCCGGTTACGGCTGGGAGGACGGGGCCGACCCGCAGATGGATGTCGGCAGGATCGACTGTCTTGTCTGTCATGCCAGCAAGGGGCACTACCAGAAATCCATGGCTGGCCTGCCCGACCCGAAAATGCTCGAAAATGGCCGGATGGACCTGCTGGAGGCAGCCAGGAGCGTGGGGCCTCCCGACAGGAAGAACTGCGGGGTATGTCACTTCTTTGCCGGCGGCGGGGATGCCGTCAAGCACGGCGACCTGGATTCGAGCCTCATCAAGCCGAAACCCGAGCACGACATCCACATGGGCGGTTCCACCGACATGACCTGCCAGGAGTGCCACATCACCAGGGACCACCGCATCGCGGGGGCATCCACTTTCATGGCCACCAACGACGGCAGGGTGGCCTGCGAAGACTGCCACCGGGATCCCCACCGGGACTCCAACAGCGTGAACCTGCTCAATATCCACACCAGGACGGTGGCTTGCCAGACCTGCCACATCCCCTTCTTCTCCAAGGGTCAGGCCACCAAGATGAGTTGGGACTGGTCCACAGTGGGTCAGGACATCGAGCCCGCGGAGCAGTTCGGTAAGGAGACCTTCGCGCGTCACAAGGGAACGTTCGTGTGGGCCAGGGACGTCGCGCCACGGTACGCCTGGTACAACGGCAAGACCCGCCGCTACCTGAAGGGTGACAAGGTCAAGGACACCTCCGGTCCCGTGATCATCGCCCAACCGGTGGGCGCCATCAGTGACAAGGGGTCCAGGATCTATCCCTTTAAAGTGTTCACGGGGAAGCAGCCCATGGACTCAAAACTCAAACACCTGCTGATCTTTCAGAGTTACGGCGGCCTGTGGTCCGACTACGACTGGGAAAACGCCCTGC comes from bacterium and encodes:
- a CDS encoding YSC84-related protein is translated as MTAILLIILFSAASAAEKREIDVSVNVALEQFHKKVKGADQFLAGSRGYLVFPRVVKAGLGIGGEYGEGALRIGDKTAAYYSTAAASIGLQLGVQKKSIIIVFLTAGALDKFRNSEGWEVGVDGSVALLEVGAGASIDTTNVRDPIVAFVFGQKGLMYNLTLEGSKFTKLDK
- a CDS encoding tetrathionate reductase family octaheme c-type cytochrome — encoded protein: MKISIPLTIILALVAVMAVQSPATASEDHTEYLEGPFRTGEEVTAACLDCHEEQAEHFLETSHYKWKGLPRTIDGLEKSKKEYGKANLINNFCVDIEASRAFCTKCHAGYGWEDGADPQMDVGRIDCLVCHASKGHYQKSMAGLPDPKMLENGRMDLLEAARSVGPPDRKNCGVCHFFAGGGDAVKHGDLDSSLIKPKPEHDIHMGGSTDMTCQECHITRDHRIAGASTFMATNDGRVACEDCHRDPHRDSNSVNLLNIHTRTVACQTCHIPFFSKGQATKMSWDWSTVGQDIEPAEQFGKETFARHKGTFVWARDVAPRYAWYNGKTRRYLKGDKVKDTSGPVIIAQPVGAISDKGSRIYPFKVFTGKQPMDSKLKHLLIFQSYGGLWSDYDWENALQAGAESSGLPYSGEFTFVSTVSYGSINHEVAPKEQALDCGDCHFGRDKRMDWEALGYEGDPMRVGVRKAK